The Barnesiella intestinihominis YIT 11860 genome includes a window with the following:
- a CDS encoding DUF5106 domain-containing protein has translation MVRKILLCIFACTFVMSEAQEESVRPYQLPDIPDSLVTPDVRSEYLIAHYWDNFDIENRAYLDAREIPEQAFVDFTSIMRIASRESTLKSIDILLRRASSDEDILLMYADIADKYLYSGEGHLVSEEAYLPFVKAVLDSKKVDKLRKLRYSYQYDVLTKNQLGMELTDFEYKLPGKEKKFRVKKLKAPFVLLYINDPECDDCSLTTLRLSVSQALLKEIREGRLVILSVYPDGETDEWLGSVEKYPKEWVVASMENGDRYFDLRIMPALYLVDKDKKIILRNTSLEEVEKILKENK, from the coding sequence ATGGTAAGAAAAATTCTGTTGTGTATATTCGCATGTACCTTTGTAATGTCGGAGGCACAAGAAGAGTCTGTCCGTCCATATCAGTTGCCCGATATTCCCGATAGTTTGGTGACGCCCGATGTTAGAAGCGAATATTTAATTGCCCATTATTGGGATAATTTTGATATTGAAAACCGCGCATATTTGGATGCGAGGGAAATTCCGGAACAGGCTTTCGTCGATTTTACCTCTATTATGCGTATCGCTTCACGAGAGAGCACATTGAAATCTATTGATATTTTATTGAGGCGGGCTTCGAGCGATGAAGATATATTGTTGATGTATGCCGATATAGCCGATAAATATCTATATAGTGGAGAGGGGCATTTAGTTAGCGAGGAAGCCTATTTGCCGTTTGTAAAAGCGGTGCTCGATTCGAAAAAAGTGGATAAGTTACGTAAGTTGCGTTATTCCTATCAATATGATGTTTTGACTAAAAACCAATTGGGAATGGAATTGACCGACTTTGAATATAAATTACCGGGAAAAGAAAAGAAGTTCCGTGTTAAGAAATTAAAAGCTCCTTTTGTCCTGTTATATATTAACGATCCCGAATGCGATGATTGCTCGTTGACTACTTTGAGGTTGAGTGTTTCGCAGGCCTTATTGAAGGAAATAAGAGAAGGACGACTCGTTATTTTGTCGGTTTATCCCGATGGAGAGACGGACGAATGGTTGGGCAGTGTTGAGAAATATCCCAAAGAGTGGGTGGTGGCTTCTATGGAAAATGGAGACCGTTATTTCGATTTGAGGATTATGCCTGCTTTGTATTTGGTGGATAAAGATAAGAAAATAATATTGCGCAATACTTCGCTGGAAGAAGTAGAAAAGATATTGAAGGAAAATAAGTAA
- a CDS encoding MATE family efflux transporter: MGNNPVKFSYKQIWFIAYPILISLVMEQLIGMTDTAFMGRVGEVELGASAIAGVYYMTFYMIAFGFSLGAQIIMGRRNGEGNYAKIGPIFYKGTYFLLGVALVLFVSSHFVSPLILERFIDSPHVHEAAVSYIRWRVYGFFFSFVAVMFRAFFVGTTQTKTLTLNSIVMVLSNVVFNYILVFGKLGFPAMGIAGAAIGSSLAELVSVIFFVVYTRVRVDVKKYGLNRFGLRNGEPLGNILNISVWTMVQNFISMSTWFLFFIAVEHLGERSLAITNIIRNVSALPFMIVITFSSTCSTLISNLIGAGNTRYVRGTLNQCIRMAYLFVFLIILFFILCPNWILRIYTDMPDLISASLPSLFVLCSAYIFIVPGNVYFQSVSGTGNTRAAFILELMALVLYVVYVAIMIFYLRVDVAICWTTEHIYAIGILLFSAAYMKWGKWENKKI; this comes from the coding sequence ATGGGAAATAATCCGGTAAAATTCAGCTATAAACAGATTTGGTTCATTGCCTATCCGATTCTTATCAGTCTCGTTATGGAGCAACTCATCGGCATGACCGATACCGCCTTTATGGGGCGTGTCGGTGAAGTCGAATTGGGAGCTTCGGCCATTGCCGGAGTCTATTACATGACATTTTATATGATTGCTTTCGGGTTTAGCTTGGGAGCGCAAATCATTATGGGGCGGAGAAACGGAGAAGGAAATTATGCGAAGATAGGCCCGATATTTTATAAGGGAACCTATTTTTTGCTGGGAGTAGCGTTGGTGCTGTTTGTCTCTTCTCATTTCGTTTCGCCTTTGATTCTCGAACGATTTATCGATTCGCCTCATGTTCATGAAGCTGCCGTAAGTTATATTCGCTGGCGGGTATATGGATTTTTCTTTTCATTCGTAGCCGTGATGTTCCGCGCCTTTTTCGTGGGAACAACCCAAACAAAGACTCTGACACTCAATTCGATTGTCATGGTATTGTCGAATGTCGTGTTTAATTACATTCTGGTTTTCGGGAAATTGGGATTTCCGGCTATGGGAATTGCAGGAGCCGCCATCGGTTCTTCTTTGGCCGAGTTGGTATCGGTAATTTTCTTTGTCGTTTACACTCGTGTACGAGTCGATGTCAAAAAATATGGATTAAATCGCTTCGGTTTGCGGAATGGAGAACCTTTGGGAAATATTTTGAATATTTCTGTATGGACGATGGTTCAAAATTTTATATCCATGTCTACGTGGTTCCTGTTTTTTATCGCTGTGGAACATCTGGGCGAGCGATCGTTGGCCATAACGAATATTATTCGTAACGTATCGGCCCTGCCTTTTATGATTGTCATTACGTTCTCTTCGACATGTAGTACGCTCATCAGTAATTTGATAGGAGCTGGAAATACTCGCTATGTACGGGGCACGTTGAATCAGTGTATCCGTATGGCATATTTGTTTGTGTTTCTGATTATATTGTTTTTTATCCTTTGTCCCAATTGGATCTTGCGCATTTACACCGATATGCCCGATCTTATTTCGGCATCGCTTCCGTCTCTGTTTGTCCTTTGTTCTGCCTATATTTTTATAGTTCCGGGGAATGTCTATTTTCAGTCGGTTTCGGGGACAGGCAATACTCGTGCTGCGTTTATTTTGGAACTGATGGCGCTGGTGCTCTATGTCGTCTATGTGGCGATTATGATATTTTATCTGAGGGTCGATGTTGCTATTTGCTGGACGACAGAGCATATCTATGCCATTGGAATCCTTTTATTTTCGGCGGCTTATATGAAATGGGGAAAGTGGGAAAATAAAAAAATCTAA
- a CDS encoding DUF3109 family protein, whose protein sequence is MLQVGSALVSLDVIERFFICDLEKCLGACCIEGDAGAPVSEEECRKLKEILPVIWDDLLPEAKAVIERQGVAYVDEEGDLVTSIVNGKDCVFTCYGKNGMCQCAVEKAFREGKIDFYKPVSCHLYPVRLKEYKDFAAVNYHRWKICKAAEVLGRREKVRVYEFLKEPLIRRFGEKWYNDLCEAAEAYLKEYGK, encoded by the coding sequence ATGCTGCAAGTAGGTAGTGCGCTGGTGAGCCTCGATGTCATAGAACGCTTTTTTATCTGTGATCTCGAAAAATGTTTGGGGGCATGCTGTATTGAGGGAGATGCCGGCGCTCCGGTCTCCGAGGAAGAATGTCGTAAACTGAAAGAAATTCTTCCGGTTATCTGGGACGATTTGTTACCCGAAGCGAAGGCCGTTATCGAACGGCAAGGAGTTGCCTATGTCGATGAAGAGGGCGATTTGGTGACATCTATCGTGAATGGTAAGGATTGTGTTTTTACCTGTTACGGTAAAAACGGAATGTGCCAATGTGCCGTAGAGAAAGCGTTTCGAGAGGGGAAAATCGATTTTTACAAGCCTGTTTCCTGTCATCTGTATCCTGTGCGTTTGAAAGAATACAAAGACTTTGCGGCGGTAAATTATCACCGTTGGAAAATTTGCAAGGCCGCCGAAGTATTGGGCCGCCGGGAAAAAGTGAGGGTTTACGAATTTTTGAAAGAACCGTTGATTCGCAGGTTTGGAGAAAAGTGGTATAACGATCTTTGTGAAGCCGCCGAGGCTTATTTGAAAGAGTATGGGAAATAA
- the gpmI gene encoding 2,3-bisphosphoglycerate-independent phosphoglycerate mutase — protein sequence MSKKALLMILDGWGIGNHSHADVIYNTPTPYWDYLLKTYPHSQLQASGENVGLPDGQMGNSEVGHLNIGAGRIVYQDLVKINKACADNSILQNKEIVSAFSYARDNGKNIHFMGLTSNGGVHSSLDHLFKLCDIAKEYGLENTFIHCFMDGRDTDPRSGKGFIEELEAHCAKSAGKIASIIGRYYAMDRDKRWERVKEAYDLLVNGIGRKSDNMVQAMQESYDADVTDEFIKPIVNTTCDGRIKEGDVVIFFNYRNDRAKELTIVLTQQDMPEAGMHTIPGLQYYCMTPYDASFKGVHILFDKENVHNTLGEYLSKSHKTQLHIAETEKYAHVTFFFNGGRETPFEGEDRILVPSPKVATYDLKPEMSAYEVKDKLVAAIDENKYDFIVVNYANGDMVGHTGVYSAIEKAVVAIDACVRDTVEAAKANGYEVIIIADHGNADNAENADGTPNTAHSLNPVPFVYVTENKNARVEDGILADVAPSICHIMGLPQPAEMTGHDLLK from the coding sequence ATGAGTAAAAAAGCACTATTGATGATTCTCGACGGCTGGGGCATCGGTAATCATTCGCACGCAGATGTGATTTATAATACCCCCACTCCTTATTGGGACTATTTGTTGAAAACCTATCCTCATTCGCAGTTGCAAGCAAGTGGCGAGAATGTGGGTTTGCCCGATGGTCAGATGGGAAATTCCGAAGTAGGTCACCTCAATATCGGTGCAGGACGTATCGTCTATCAAGATTTGGTGAAGATCAACAAAGCCTGTGCCGACAATTCCATTTTACAGAACAAAGAAATTGTCTCTGCGTTCTCTTATGCGCGTGACAACGGTAAGAATATCCACTTTATGGGGCTGACCTCTAATGGAGGGGTGCACAGTTCGCTGGATCATTTGTTCAAGTTGTGCGACATCGCCAAAGAATATGGTTTGGAAAATACGTTTATCCACTGCTTCATGGACGGTCGTGACACCGATCCTCGCAGCGGTAAAGGATTTATCGAGGAGTTGGAGGCTCATTGCGCTAAATCGGCCGGAAAGATAGCCTCTATTATCGGACGATATTATGCGATGGACCGCGACAAACGCTGGGAGCGGGTGAAAGAAGCCTATGACCTTTTGGTAAACGGTATCGGTCGTAAATCGGATAATATGGTGCAAGCCATGCAGGAATCGTATGATGCCGATGTAACCGACGAATTTATCAAACCTATCGTAAACACGACTTGCGACGGGCGAATCAAGGAGGGCGACGTGGTTATTTTCTTCAATTACCGTAACGACCGCGCCAAAGAGCTGACGATTGTGCTCACGCAGCAAGATATGCCCGAGGCCGGTATGCACACGATTCCCGGTTTGCAATACTATTGCATGACGCCTTACGATGCCTCGTTCAAGGGTGTTCATATTCTTTTCGACAAAGAGAATGTACATAACACGTTGGGCGAGTATTTGTCGAAATCGCATAAAACCCAGTTGCACATTGCCGAAACCGAGAAATACGCCCATGTTACTTTCTTCTTTAACGGCGGTCGCGAAACTCCGTTCGAGGGAGAGGATCGTATTTTGGTTCCTTCTCCCAAAGTAGCTACCTATGACTTGAAACCCGAGATGAGTGCCTATGAAGTGAAAGATAAATTGGTAGCCGCCATCGACGAAAATAAATACGACTTCATTGTCGTGAACTATGCTAACGGCGATATGGTGGGACATACAGGTGTCTATTCGGCTATCGAAAAAGCTGTCGTGGCTATCGATGCTTGTGTGCGCGATACCGTCGAGGCTGCTAAGGCCAACGGTTACGAAGTGATTATCATAGCTGATCACGGTAATGCTGACAATGCCGAGAATGCCGATGGAACACCCAATACGGCTCACTCGTTGAATCCTGTGCCTTTCGTTTATGTGACGGAGAACAAGAACGCACGGGTCGAAGATGGTATTTTGGCCGATGTAGCTCCCTCGATTTGCCACATCATGGGATTGCCTCAGCCGGCCGAAATGACAGGACATGATTTGTTGAAATAA
- a CDS encoding leucine-rich repeat protein — translation MKKVVVLLILSMLYMSPSFGYPPEYPYYQSDNIMYYVFESEKTANVVTLYMEFRVGWQPFVYRGAVTIPETITYNRQVFRVTSFSSSYPDYYSCVSKITSLELPNTLSSLGSLAYSRIKSIDLPEALLGISDYGFYGCYSLRDLVIPDKVKTIGNYAFANCIGLTHVHLGKSVETIGENVFLNSDSLTSITVDEENPYFMVEDGVLYSKDKRELLYCPKNFSGIYRVAEEVKRIGKSAFRNCNQLTEIVLPEGLEVIGDTAFYGCTQLKQISLPKSVSQIGAYAYKGCPLQGTLDLMNIKDIGEGAFEGCTGLTSVVLPENLLRIEASLFQGCTGLTVVNIPQCVTTIGTSAFASCSRLQSVSIPDEVERIEDYAFKGCSNMKYLAIGNSVKKIGVEAFGECRRLKSLSIPASVDSILSSFVDCDSVSSLELKDGNRPILIEGKCFNGGNMMIDTLYIGRKISGAPQFNECAYLSTLTVGSMILTMQDVSGCKNLSKVICLGATPPEATMTTFSTVTLDGTLVVPASAEEVYRRTAPWRFFYTIETFPDVAPTKLILDIESYQITREDEALSLLATVYPEHATFSGLRWTSSNEMVATVSETGIVHSNKEGEADITVSLNDGALTATCHVSVHYVDAVEEHEADQVSIYPNPVDDMLHIEGVTTGTSITLYDMTGRLVLSDRAYGGAMTFDMSALKRGVYLCRIQNRTYKIVKR, via the coding sequence GTCCATGTTGTACATGTCACCTTCGTTTGGATATCCACCAGAATATCCTTATTATCAATCTGATAATATAATGTATTATGTTTTTGAAAGTGAAAAAACAGCAAACGTTGTGACTCTTTATATGGAATTTAGAGTGGGTTGGCAACCGTTTGTTTATAGAGGTGCTGTAACGATCCCTGAAACTATAACTTATAATAGGCAAGTTTTTAGAGTTACAAGTTTTTCATCGAGTTATCCGGATTATTATTCCTGTGTGAGTAAGATAACGTCTCTGGAATTGCCGAATACACTCAGCTCTTTGGGTAGTTTGGCTTACAGTCGAATTAAATCAATTGATTTACCGGAAGCCTTATTAGGAATAAGTGATTATGGATTTTATGGGTGTTATTCGTTGCGAGATCTTGTTATTCCCGATAAGGTAAAGACAATAGGCAATTATGCGTTTGCTAACTGTATTGGACTGACTCATGTGCATTTGGGAAAATCGGTAGAAACGATAGGGGAGAATGTATTTTTGAACTCCGATTCTTTGACCTCGATTACTGTTGACGAAGAGAATCCCTATTTTATGGTTGAGGATGGCGTGCTGTATAGTAAGGATAAGAGAGAATTGTTGTATTGCCCTAAAAATTTTTCGGGGATTTATCGAGTAGCCGAAGAGGTGAAACGGATAGGTAAATCGGCTTTTAGAAATTGTAACCAATTAACTGAGATTGTATTGCCCGAGGGTTTGGAAGTAATAGGTGACACGGCCTTTTATGGTTGCACTCAGTTGAAGCAGATTTCTCTTCCAAAGAGCGTTTCGCAAATAGGAGCTTATGCATATAAGGGTTGTCCTTTGCAGGGTACCCTCGATTTGATGAATATTAAGGATATTGGAGAAGGTGCTTTCGAGGGTTGTACCGGTTTAACAAGTGTCGTTTTGCCAGAAAATTTATTGCGGATAGAGGCTTCTCTCTTTCAAGGTTGTACAGGATTGACAGTAGTAAACATACCTCAGTGTGTAACAACCATAGGCACATCTGCCTTTGCTTCTTGTAGTCGTTTGCAATCTGTTTCCATTCCCGATGAGGTAGAACGTATAGAAGACTATGCTTTTAAGGGGTGTAGCAATATGAAGTACCTTGCGATAGGTAATTCAGTTAAAAAAATAGGTGTTGAGGCTTTTGGGGAGTGTAGACGGTTAAAGTCTTTGTCTATACCCGCTTCGGTAGATTCTATTCTTTCGTCGTTTGTGGACTGTGACTCTGTTTCATCATTGGAACTAAAAGATGGGAATCGGCCTATTTTGATTGAAGGCAAGTGTTTCAATGGTGGCAATATGATGATTGATACACTATATATAGGGCGGAAGATTAGTGGTGCGCCGCAGTTTAATGAGTGTGCCTATTTGTCGACGTTGACAGTTGGTAGTATGATATTGACCATGCAAGATGTTTCGGGTTGTAAAAATTTGTCAAAGGTTATTTGCTTGGGCGCTACTCCCCCGGAAGCGACGATGACTACATTTTCAACAGTTACTCTCGATGGCACTCTGGTGGTGCCGGCATCGGCCGAGGAGGTTTATCGTCGTACGGCTCCGTGGCGTTTTTTCTATACGATAGAGACTTTCCCTGATGTGGCTCCTACAAAGTTAATACTCGATATAGAGAGTTACCAGATAACCCGTGAAGATGAAGCCTTGTCTCTGTTGGCTACGGTCTATCCCGAGCATGCTACTTTTTCGGGCCTTCGTTGGACAAGCAGTAACGAGATGGTAGCCACGGTTTCTGAAACCGGGATTGTTCATTCAAACAAAGAGGGCGAGGCCGATATTACCGTATCGTTGAACGATGGGGCACTGACGGCTACTTGCCATGTGTCGGTGCACTATGTCGATGCCGTGGAGGAGCATGAAGCAGACCAAGTGTCGATTTATCCCAATCCCGTAGACGATATGTTGCATATCGAGGGGGTAACCACGGGAACATCTATTACCTTGTACGATATGACCGGTCGGTTGGTGCTTTCGGACAGGGCCTACGGTGGGGCTATGACTTTCGACATGTCGGCTCTCAAACGAGGTGTGTACTTGTGTCGTATCCAGAACAGGACGTATAAAATCGTAAAGCGGTAA